CTTCTTTTTCAAAACACACTTTAGACTACTTTTATAATGGCGGTGACGGGTAATTTTTTTTAGAAAGCAAAAGAGATCCAATGACTATTATTACCTATCATGGTCATAGTCTAACAAATTGATTGCCGGATTTTCTGATTTTATGAGAATTTCTATAGTTTATCCTCCTTTTCTTGCGTGTTTTATGAGGATTAATGAATAACTACATGCATGTAGCGCTTCCAATGCTTTTGAAATTGTTCAAGGACGTTACGGTCCAAGTGCAACAAGGGGAAGGGGCCAGACGAATGAGCACTGTTCCCCTTCTCTCTCAGCTCACTATGCAACGGGACATTGACGGGAGCACCCCTCTTCACTTGGCTGCATCAACGGATTGGTGGCCTGAAGTGTCGTTCGTCTCCGAAAGGTTCAAACACATTTGGCCacggtcaaaatctacaaccaCACTGCTACTAGATGCCAACATTTGTTCGGCGTATCAACCGGACAATGAAGGGTTGTATCCCATACATATTGCCGCCTTGGCTGATAACCTTGACGTCACCAAAATCTTGCTTCAGAGGTGTCCGGATTGTGCCAATCTGCAAGATAGCAAAGGAAGAACATTCCTCCATGTTGCTACCCAGCCAGGGATTTATAAAGTGGCTCGCAATGCCTGCGCAGAGCCAGAACTTTTAACGATCCTAAATGTGCGTGACAACAACGGGGACACCGCGCTTCACCATGCAGTCCATGAGGGAAATCTGGCAGCCTTTAGCTGTCTGATTCAGAATCCCAAGGTGGATCTCAGTATAGCAAATAAGGATGAGCTGACACCTCTCCATCTTTCATGGGTTAAGATACCTCAAGGTTTACATTATCTAACGGTAAGTTTGTTTCTCATATTGGTTTTGTTTCTCATATTATTGTTGTTGGCTATGTATTGCCGAGTCTAGGTCTAACTTCTTATTTATCAATATAATAGACAGCTCTCCTGCTCCTTCATTTCAAAAAAGCAGCAACAACCTTAGATCATGCTTAAAATAAAGATCCCATCGCATATATATCATCTAGCAAGAATTCCAAGATACACAACTAAAATAGACTTAAGTTCAATGAGTTTTATGTGATAATGTAGAGGCTATTCTTTTCTCtccaactccctctctctcttcctgcCTCTCAGTTCTTGCAAAATGCACCAAACGATTCTTGTCAGTAGCTAGAGTACTTGATTTTTACTTAATTTTGGGAATTTTTCTTACAGCATCCAAGAGTTTTAATATCGAGGACATTACTATTGGTGGGAGCTCCAGCTGGGGGAAGTCGTTCTGACCTCTTCCGTGAAAAATATTTTGGAGAAATAGACGTGGAAAAGAAGTCGAAGGATTTGGCAAAAACAACACAGGCCATGGGCATTGTATCTGTGCTTATTGCGACGGTGACATTTGCATCAGCTTTCACACTGCCTGGAGGTTATTATCAATCATCGAGCGACGGTGGTGTGCCTGGGACGCCAATTCTCGCTGGGAGCTATGCGTTCAATGCGTTCATTCTCGCCGATGCTTTGGCATTCATCTGTTCATGTTTGGCTACCTTCAGCC
Above is a genomic segment from Panicum hallii strain FIL2 chromosome 8, PHallii_v3.1, whole genome shotgun sequence containing:
- the LOC112903291 gene encoding protein ACCELERATED CELL DEATH 6-like, yielding MSVDPELAAVPSEADEGNTTSPLYLAISLGKEDIAEHLIQKTNGKLSCSGPDGRNVLHAAVTRSKALPMLLKLFKDVTVQVQQGEGARRMSTVPLLSQLTMQRDIDGSTPLHLAASTDWWPEVSFVSERFKHIWPRSKSTTTLLLDANICSAYQPDNEGLYPIHIAALADNLDVTKILLQRCPDCANLQDSKGRTFLHVATQPGIYKVARNACAEPELLTILNVRDNNGDTALHHAVHEGNLAAFSCLIQNPKVDLSIANKDELTPLHLSWVKIPQGLHYLTHPRVLISRTLLLVGAPAGGSRSDLFREKYFGEIDVEKKSKDLAKTTQAMGIVSVLIATVTFASAFTLPGGYYQSSSDGGVPGTPILAGSYAFNAFILADALAFICSCLATFSLVFAGVPAMGLSARYRHTWISTMLLHASGASLMASFALGLYLVLAPIAHAIAITVCVISSGALVFGNLEGWRMLCVLNTARARLGTRRLLATWWNLAPVACFSAFSPFVILIVIFDLIALFAIFKTLSNLLARGGSKG